The sequence TCCACTACTTGCTAATAGCATTCCTATTAAAAATGCCATTATTACTCTAGGGATACGAATCTCTAATAAAATAATGCTTTTAGCGTTTTTTACATCTCCATTAAGTAGATTTATAATATCGGAAAATCCAATATCAGCACCACCTAAAAATAATGATAAAAACATCAAAAATATACTAATTATTATTAATAAAAACAGATAATATTTTTTCATTTATACTTCAATACTGATTTTTTAATAAAAAATATCTTTACCACTCTCAACAACTCCTCAAAAGAAATTACCTTGCTTACCAAAAATTCTAAAATTAATATCAATTTTAATTTTTGATATCATTAATTTAAAAACTATCTTACCTACTTATTTATTAAAGTTTTATTAATGTTTATTAAACTGTTTATTTATATAATGATAATTATTTTAAATATAATTTAATGATATTTCTAGTAATATTAAAAACTAATTTTAAAAGGCTATATATGAAAGATTTAAAGCAAAAAGTTGATGAGTTGTTTCAAGATAAGAAAATGTCTGTTTATGAGGCTTCTAAAATACTTCAAGTTAGTGAATTTGATATTTTAAATTTAAAAGATGAGAATGAATTTAAGCTAGTAAGTGGAGATAAATTTTTAGAGATTATAGAGGATTTAGGCTCTTGGGGTGAGGTTGTATTTATCAAAAATACCCCCGAATTTATAATAGAAATAAAGCTCAAAATTGACACACCAAAACAAGCAAGAGGTTTTTATAATTTTAATGGAAATAGCGGATTTTTAGGTGGGCACTTAAAAGAAGATGCTATTGCAAATATAGGTTTTGTTAGCACAAAATTTATGGGTTTTCTTGGTCATAGTTTGCATTTTTATGATAAAAACAATAATTCTATTTTTAAAATATTTGTTAGCCGTGATGAAAAAATGCAACTAAACAAAACTCAAGAAGAGAAATTTTTTAGACTAAAAAATAGGTTCTAGCCATGAAAACAAGCTATTTTATCTCCAGGTAGCTTGTTTTATAAGTTCTAATTTTCCATTTTTTATCTTATAAACCTTGTCACTTTTATCAAAATATTTATCGTCGTGACTTATGGCAAAGATAGAAATTCCTTTCTCTTTTAATAAATTTAAAATTTCATTATAAAAGTATTTTCTAAACTCAGGATCTTGGTCAGCTGCAAATTCATCCATCATTAAAAAATCTCTTTTTTCAAGTAAAGCTTGGATTAAAGCCACTCTTTTTCTTTGACCTAATGAGAGATTTATACTTGAAAAATGCAGTTTTTCATTTTTCAAAATAACCTTTACTTTATCTTTCATCTTTAAAATTTCAATCCAATAATTAATACTCTTTTCATTACTATTTAATATCTCTTTAAAAAGATAAAAGTCACTAAATACAACACTAATACTATTTTGAAATTCTTTTATATTTTTTTCATCTAATATTTCATTATCTATGTAAATTTCTCCACTATCAGCCCTTAAAAGACCGCAAAGTATTAAAAAAAGAGTTGATTTACCGCTTCCATTTTTACCTATTAAAAAAATGCTTTCACCTTTTTTGATTTTAAGATTTACTCTATCTAAAACTAAATTCTCACCATATGAAAAAGATATATCTCTAAGCTCTATCTCACTCCACTTAATAGCCTGAGAGCTTTTGCTAAAATCAATCTTATCAAAAGAAATTAATTTTAACTCCTTTACTTTTTTTATAGAGATAATAGCCAAAACAACTGATGGTATAGAAAAAATACTCATCATAAAAGGAGCTCTTAAAAACATCATAGATATAGCCATAGTTGCTGCTGTTTTTAAATCACTAATCCCTAAACCAAGAGCTAAATATATAATCATACCTATGCCACCTAGCATCATATTGTTTAAATAATTGCCTGATAAATTTCCATAAATTTCAGCTTTTGAGCTTGTGAGTTTTTGTTCATTTGCATTTTGATAAAAGGTATTTAAAAAACTATTAGCTCTTTTTTCATTCAAGCTAAGCTCTTTAAATCCTTCAAGTAGAACTTCATAATCATTATATAAAATATCCTCATTTTCTCTTGCTTTTTTATATTCTAAATGTGCTTTTTTAATAAAATAAAAAGCGCCAATTGTAATCAAACAAAACCAGATAAATATAAAAACAAAAAGCTCTTTTGAAAGATAAAAAAAGTAAAAAAATGAAATAAAAACAAACAAAGAGCCTTGCAGTGTATCACTAAGTCGCATAAAGCCGTTTGAAATATTTGTTATATCTTTTGATAAAGAGGCTAGAATTTTTGATTTTTTGTTGATTATTATAGTTTGTAAATCGCTATTTAAAATACGAAGGACAAATTTTGTTCTAAGCTCATAGATTATATTGTTATTTATATTAGCGACTAAAACTCTCATCAAAAGGGTATATGAAAAAAATAAAATTAAAATAAGCATAAAGTATATCAAAACCATGTAGTCAGGGCTTTGCAGAGTCATAATATATCTATTTATAAAAAACAATATCAAAATTCCAATTCCACTATAAATAGCAGATAGTAAAAATATAATAATCAATTTATATATATAATTTTTTTGCATTATAATTTTCCTTTTGAAAATTATAACATTAATTTTTATTTTTCAAATACTCTTTTATGTTATATAATATTGGTATATTAATCACTATATATTTATCATCTCCTAATATACTTTTTGGCGGAGCAGGAAGCGGAGATGCTTCATCAAAAATTTGAATAGAGGCTCTATTTAAAGAACTATGTTTGGCTTGTTTTTTTACATTTTTATCAATCACATATCCGCTTTTATCTATTTTTATTTGAACATATACTGTGCCTTCTTGTTTTTTAAATAAAGCACTTTTTGGATACTTCTTATACTTGTTTATATGTGCAAAAACTTTACCCTGCCAACTACTGATTTGTTGTTTACTCACACCTTCTTGATAAGAAGAAACTTTTTTTCCATTATCTTTGATAGGAGCACTAGAGATTTGATATTTTTCACTTGAGTTTAAATTTGAATTAACTTTTACTAGTTTTTTCTTTTGTTTTTTTGTCTCTTTTTTATTGTGTTCTTTACTGTCTTTTATCTTATTTTGCTTACTAACTTCTATATCACTATGTATATCATTAAATCCATCTAAATTTGAATTTGGCTCTATTGGTTTTAAAATTTCATCTTCAATTTTAGGTTCATCTAAAGTATTTTCGGTATTAATTGATGGCACGCTAGTATCTTTTAAAATACCTACTGGAAGCTCTGAAATAATCATTATTGATTCAAATTCTGAGTGTTCCCCTAAAGAACCACTAAAGGTTTCACTTTTTATAGGTTTATGAAAAATAAAAATCAATACAATTAAATGAAGTAAAACAGAACTTAATAACGATAAAAACAGATTTTTATTAGTTGTCATTCTTAATCTCGGCAGATAATGCTATTTTTAAATATCCAATTTTTTTTATTTTTGTTATTATCTTCATTAAAAATTCATAATTAACATCTTTATCCACATAAAAAAATATCACTTCATCTTTAGAGTTATTAGTCTGTTTTAATAAAATATCTTCTATATTTTCAAGTTCAACATTGATGTCATTAACTTTTAACAATCTATTTTTATCAATTGAAAGTATAGTTGGTTTTTTATTACTTTGTTTTACATCATCTTGAGCCACTTTTGGAAGCTCTACATCAATAGATGTAGTTACCAATGGTATTGTTACAATAAAAGCTATTAATAAAACCAACATAACATCAATAAATGGAGTTATATTTATATCACTTATTTCTTCTTCATCTTCAACTTTTATCATAATTTTCCTTGTTTAAATTCCTATGGGCTATAACAAAAAGAGTAGTTGATATTTTTGATAATTCATTAGCAAATTTAACGCTTCTTCTGCTTAAATAATTATAAAATAAAACAGCTGGAATTGCCACGCCAAGTCCAAGTGCTGTTGTAAATAGTGCCTGTGCAATTCCTGGTGCAACTACACTCAAATTTGGATTACTTATACTAGCTATGGCTATAAATGAGTTCATTATTCCCCAAACTGTTCCAAATAAACCTAAAAATGTAGCACTAGAACCTATTGTGGCAAGAATTGGTGTATAAGATTTACAATTTGCTAAAAATGATAAATTATTTGATTCAATTCTATATCTTATTCTATCTATTGTGTCTTTAGAATAATTCTTTGATTTATTTGTTTCATCTTTTATCTCTTCTATAAGTATTTTTACAAAACTATTTTTATGGAAATTTATATTTTTATTTAAATTTACTATTTTTGACACTATTTCTCTGTCTTTATTTAAAATATGAAACACAACATAGTAATGAATCGTTTTCCCTATTAAAACACTCCAAGTGAGAATTGAAAAAATTACTAAAATATAAATAATTATTTTAGTAACAAAATCTGATTGCTTATAAAATGAATATATTGATAACTCTAGTTTTTTATCCGAATTTACTTGAATATCTTTTTCATTAGCTGTAAAATTTTGCTCAGTAAAATTACTATAAGATAGATTAGTGGTAGAGTCTCCTTCTACCACTAAAGCAAACGATACATTAAAAAATAAAATTAAACTTAACAATGTTTTCATATTAATACCTATACTCAAAACTAGCTAAAAATGTTCTTCCTCTTGCTTTATTTGAAAAAATATATAACTCATTCCAATTACTATCATATTGTTCTTGGTTTCCTTGAGTTGAAAAAGCATTTAAAGCATCCACATAATCTTTATCAAATACATTTTGAACTTCAAATTTCAGATTAAAATTATCGCTGTATTTATAGGTGGCATATAAATCATATATAGTAGGTATATTTGGCAAATCTTGCTCTTTTCTTGATGCAAACAAATCATTTGGATCATCTGTTGGCTCTCTTCCTAAATCATAATCATTTGGATGTATTCTTTTGGCTTTTCCTGTGTATTTTATAATTGCACCTAAAGTTAATTTCTCGTTAAATAGCCTTGTTCCTACATTTATAGTAGCATAGTCTTCT is a genomic window of Campylobacter blaseri containing:
- a CDS encoding ATP-binding cassette domain-containing protein, which codes for MQKNYIYKLIIIFLLSAIYSGIGILILFFINRYIMTLQSPDYMVLIYFMLILILFFSYTLLMRVLVANINNNIIYELRTKFVLRILNSDLQTIIINKKSKILASLSKDITNISNGFMRLSDTLQGSLFVFISFFYFFYLSKELFVFIFIWFCLITIGAFYFIKKAHLEYKKARENEDILYNDYEVLLEGFKELSLNEKRANSFLNTFYQNANEQKLTSSKAEIYGNLSGNYLNNMMLGGIGMIIYLALGLGISDLKTAATMAISMMFLRAPFMMSIFSIPSVVLAIISIKKVKELKLISFDKIDFSKSSQAIKWSEIELRDISFSYGENLVLDRVNLKIKKGESIFLIGKNGSGKSTLFLILCGLLRADSGEIYIDNEILDEKNIKEFQNSISVVFSDFYLFKEILNSNEKSINYWIEILKMKDKVKVILKNEKLHFSSINLSLGQRKRVALIQALLEKRDFLMMDEFAADQDPEFRKYFYNEILNLLKEKGISIFAISHDDKYFDKSDKVYKIKNGKLELIKQATWR
- the hutX gene encoding heme utilization cystosolic carrier protein HutX; protein product: MKDLKQKVDELFQDKKMSVYEASKILQVSEFDILNLKDENEFKLVSGDKFLEIIEDLGSWGEVVFIKNTPEFIIEIKLKIDTPKQARGFYNFNGNSGFLGGHLKEDAIANIGFVSTKFMGFLGHSLHFYDKNNNSIFKIFVSRDEKMQLNKTQEEKFFRLKNRF
- a CDS encoding TonB family protein; its protein translation is MTTNKNLFLSLLSSVLLHLIVLIFIFHKPIKSETFSGSLGEHSEFESIMIISELPVGILKDTSVPSINTENTLDEPKIEDEILKPIEPNSNLDGFNDIHSDIEVSKQNKIKDSKEHNKKETKKQKKKLVKVNSNLNSSEKYQISSAPIKDNGKKVSSYQEGVSKQQISSWQGKVFAHINKYKKYPKSALFKKQEGTVYVQIKIDKSGYVIDKNVKKQAKHSSLNRASIQIFDEASPLPAPPKSILGDDKYIVINIPILYNIKEYLKNKN
- a CDS encoding biopolymer transporter ExbD: MIKVEDEEEISDINITPFIDVMLVLLIAFIVTIPLVTTSIDVELPKVAQDDVKQSNKKPTILSIDKNRLLKVNDINVELENIEDILLKQTNNSKDEVIFFYVDKDVNYEFLMKIITKIKKIGYLKIALSAEIKNDN
- a CDS encoding MotA/TolQ/ExbB proton channel family protein, yielding MKTLLSLILFFNVSFALVVEGDSTTNLSYSNFTEQNFTANEKDIQVNSDKKLELSIYSFYKQSDFVTKIIIYILVIFSILTWSVLIGKTIHYYVVFHILNKDREIVSKIVNLNKNINFHKNSFVKILIEEIKDETNKSKNYSKDTIDRIRYRIESNNLSFLANCKSYTPILATIGSSATFLGLFGTVWGIMNSFIAIASISNPNLSVVAPGIAQALFTTALGLGVAIPAVLFYNYLSRRSVKFANELSKISTTLFVIAHRNLNKENYDKS